Within Raineyella sp. W15-4, the genomic segment GGTGCCGAGCGAGGCCGCTCCCGTTCCGGGCGTGGTCGCGGTGGTCGGGGTGGATCGGGCCGCGGTGGATCCGGGGGTTCCGGTGCCGGATCGCCTTCGGCAACCGCCCGTACGACCACGACCCGGTCGCGCTCGCCGGAGCATGCCGAACGTCGCCCCGCCGCCGGTCAGCCGGCCGCTGCGCGCCCGGAGGGTTCCGGATCCCGACGTTCCGGGTCCGGGCAGGGCCGGCGCCGGCACCGCCATGCGGAGCGGCCCACCTCGCACGCCTGACCCGGGCGCAGCCCCTGCTGGGCATCCCGTCGTCGCGCGTAGGGTGACGAGCGCAGGGATGTCTCAGGAGGTCAGCATGAACGGGTTCGGCAAGGTCGTCATCCTCGGCACCGGGATCATGGGCAGGGCGCTCGCCGAGCGTCTGCTCGGCCAGGGTGTGGAGGTGACGGTCTGGAACCGTACGGCCGAGCGGGCCCTGCCGTTGGCCGAGTTCGGCGCGACGGTCGCCGGCACCCCCGCAGCGGCGGTCGTCGGGGCCGACGTCGTGCTGCTCACCCTGTTCGATGCCGAGGCCGTCGTGTCCGTGCTCGGCGAGGCCGCCGACGCCGCGCCGGTCGACGCGATCTGGGTGCAGCTGTCGACCATCGGCGTCGAGGGCACCGAGCGGGTCAGGTCGGTCGCCGCCGGGCATGGTCTGACGCTGGTCGAGGCGATGATGCTCGGCACCAAGGGCCCGGCCGAGTCGGGCACCCTGGTGCTGCTCACCGGTGGTGATCCGGATCGGCTCGCCGCCGTGGAGCCGCTGCTGGCCCTGGTCAGCCAGAAGCGGGTCAACGCCGGCCCGACGGTCGGTGTCGGCACCCGGCTCAAGCTCGTCTGCAACACCTGGATCGGCCTGCTGACCGCCGGCACCGGGCAGGCCTTCGCCATGCTGCGCGCCCTCGGTCTGGACGAGAAGCTCTTCCTCGAGGCGATCGCCGGTGGCCAGTCCGACACCCCGTACGCCCACGCCAAGGGCGCGCTGATGCTGGCCGACGACTACCAGCCCGCCAACTTCCAGCTGCGCGGGCTGCACAAGGACCTCGAGCTGGCCGAGGCGGCCACCGGGGACGCGGGCGCTTTCCCGATCCTCGACGCGGTGCGCGGGCTGTACGACCGGGCCGAGGACCACGGACTGGGCACCGAGGACATCGCCGCGGTCTTCCGCGTCCTCGCCTGATGGCGTCCCGGATGCTTCGCCCGCCGCGCCGACCCTGACTCGCGGGCTCTCCGATGTCGTGACCGTTGGCGCTCCCGTCG encodes:
- a CDS encoding NAD(P)-dependent oxidoreductase: MNGFGKVVILGTGIMGRALAERLLGQGVEVTVWNRTAERALPLAEFGATVAGTPAAAVVGADVVLLTLFDAEAVVSVLGEAADAAPVDAIWVQLSTIGVEGTERVRSVAAGHGLTLVEAMMLGTKGPAESGTLVLLTGGDPDRLAAVEPLLALVSQKRVNAGPTVGVGTRLKLVCNTWIGLLTAGTGQAFAMLRALGLDEKLFLEAIAGGQSDTPYAHAKGALMLADDYQPANFQLRGLHKDLELAEAATGDAGAFPILDAVRGLYDRAEDHGLGTEDIAAVFRVLA